Proteins from one Coffea arabica cultivar ET-39 chromosome 8c, Coffea Arabica ET-39 HiFi, whole genome shotgun sequence genomic window:
- the LOC113705493 gene encoding formin-like protein 18 isoform X3: protein MALFRKFFYRKPPEGLWEISERVYVFDCCFAVDALRHDEYREYVRCVVAQLRDYYPEGSFVVFNFCDGENHSQIANILSAYDIIVMDYPKQYGNCPLLTMEMIHHFLKSSESWLAGHRNVLLLHCEYGGWPLLAFMLASFLVYSKQYTGEHRTLDMIYKQAPHELLQLLLPLNPLPSQLRYLQYISRRKLGSEWPPFDRVLVVDRIILRNTPTMGEEGGCCPTFRIYGLDPLISADQNSKVLFSGTNRSDVIPHKQQADSKMVKIDINCHIQGDVVLECITIKNDLQFEDVLFRIMFNTAFIQSNILILNHDEIDTPWNVQHHFSRDFRAEVLFLEMDSSPTLIPHDYPTTEDKGSLPSEAFGNMFRNVESLEQKADVDQHHAGNENLGQGYMQSARIVKRSCHETAKEENQGTLPLPSNGHENLKSVPANASQVQKMISRVNLLHLKNDVELNMLKMKTTASDSLQENLETSPFDGKEKLNARSPQCASVEILENIAHESAKDDTPETTSLSHAGNANLVDISRKHVLEGTGMGKPSSDSISAMPNSKALGSEIRSSLPELLEERCPESSTSLGLNALTKKMDSQENQGAFERPVQNKMVLPTVFHGSLPNPASNCLQGSPLPLTKYASASSVLGITALLHDTSSNNKMKSHMVTISPRSALSASFPQLCKPVTTSLLQVVPPSDLPSSTVATSNLAKVSGTPFLSSPPQSSPSLPKAHPTLSNLSSESSIDDLSAPNEQDFRKKSDCVVPTRNTGCLPSVSHTPLSTLAHPEMPLSSSSSNVFTPPPPPPSPPLFPRMATSLVVKNSFTCAYLPPSSPPFSFSSSLTPDENTKNSSEAVSSLPEVALSGGLVPSKLQDKSTTNETIPLTPPPPNLFVSSDSSIAAISSASPPIPPSPPPPPPPPPPPPPSASVEGQTPCPTTMYSSLTPTPLTGSNSSSGLISLIVPENKLEKSAFSPPPLHSGLIASAAVSSAGQLPAHQSSPPPSSSIREASTPIQNPSSCSPLAQPPVPEAASFSDSISSLVPEKSNVISARLASPPPPLHSKALSNPAALSAPAPPPPPSFSSNKLMAKISPHVPPPPAPFSNTLPKTGTTLQSHSSGRNGCIPPTPASPLGSKGRLQASSSAKYQNKKSSLKPYHWLKLTRATQGSLWAETQKPEEASKTPEFDMSEIESLFSVTVLNLDDGSTKGKSSRASRSKSDKVNLIDLRRAYNCEIMLTKVKIPLPDLMSSVLTLDDSPLDVDQVDNLIKFCPTKEEMELIKNYKGDKENLGKCEQYFLELMKVPRVESKLRVFSFKIQFSSQVSDLRNALNIVNSASEEVRKSVKLKRVMQAILSLGNALNQGTARGSAVGFRLDSLLKLTDTRARNKKMTLMHYLCKVLNEKLPELLEFPKDLTSLEAANKIQLKYLAEEMQSISKGLEKVVHELTASANDGPVSESFCKVSHMLKEFLCSAEAEVRSLASLYSGVGKNADALAHYFGEDPARCPFEQEA from the exons ATGGCTCTTTTTCGCAAATTTTTCTACAGGAAGCCACCTGAAGGGCTTTGGGAGATATCTGAAAGGGTTTATG TCTTTGATTGCTGCTTCGCTGTGGATGCTTTAAGACATGATGAGTACAGAGAATATGTGAGATGTGTAGTAGCTCAACTCCGTGACTACTATCCTGAAGGTTCATTTGTTGTTTTTAACTTCTGTGATGGGGAGAATCACAGCCAGATTGCAAATATACTGTCTGCGTATGATATTATTGTAATGGACTATCCTAAGCAGTATGGAAATTGCCCATTACTCACAATGGAGATGATTCATCACTTTCTGAAGTCAAGTGAAAGCTGGCTTGCTGGGCACAGGAATGTGCTTTTGCTGCATTGTGAATATGGTGGCTGGCCACTTTTAGCCTTTATGCTGGCTTCCTTCTTGGTTTATAGCAAGCAATATACAGGAGAACACAGAACTTTAGACATGATCTATAAGCAAGCACCTCATGAACTCTTGCAATTACTGTTGCCACTAAATCCATTACCTTCACAATTAAGGTACCTACAGTACATCTCAAGAAGGAAATTGGGCTCAGAATGGCCTCCATTTGACAGAGTTCTCGTAGTAGATCGCATCATATTGAGAAATACCCCAACTATGGGTGAAGAGGGTGGTTGTTGTCCAACATTTAGGATATACGGACTGGATCCTCTCATATCAGCTGATCAGAATTCTAAGGTGCTTTTTTCTGGTACAAATAGGAGTGACGTTATTCCACACAAACAGCAG GCAGACTCTAAAATGGTTAAGATTGACATCAACTGCCATATCCAAGGTGATGTTGTGCTCGAGTGCATAACTATAAAAAATGATCTGCAATTTGAAGATGTCTTATTTCGTATTATGTTCAACACAGCCTTTATACAATCAAATATCTTAATTCTTAACCATGATGAGATTGATACTCCATGGAATGTCCAACATCATTTCTCCAGGGACTTCAGGGCAGAG GTCCTTTTCTTGGAGATGGATTCTTCTCCTACACTTATTCCACATGATTATCCAACTACTGAAGATAAAGGAAGTCTTCCAAGTGAAGCATTTGGCAACATGTTTAGAAATGTGGAGTCACTGGAACAAAAAGCCGATGTTGATCAACACCATGCTGGAAATGAAAACTTGGGTCAGGGCTATATGCAGAGTGCTAGAATTGTAAAAAGGAGTTGTCATGAAACTGCAAAGGAAGAGAACCAGGGAACTCTTCCGCTTCCTAGTAATGGACACGAAAATTTGAAAAGTGTACCTGCCAATGCTTCACAAGTTCAGAAGATGATTAGCAGGGTGAATTTGCTCCATCTGAAAAATGATGTTGAGCTAAATATGTTGAAAATGAAAACAACAGCATCAGATTCCCTGCaagaaaatttggaaacttccccttttgatggaaaagaaaaattaaatgcTAGGTCTCCTCAGTGTGCCAGTGTTGAAATTCTGGAGAATATTGCCCATGAAAGTGCTAAGGATGATACACCTGAGACTACCTCTCTTTCGCATGCTGGAAATGCAAATTTGGTGGATATATCACGTAAACATGTTCTGGAAGGGACAGGCATGGGAAAGCCAAGTTCTGACAGCATTTCAGCTATGCCAAATTCCAAAGCATTGGGGAGTGAAATAAGAAGTTCCCTGCCTGAATTGTTAGAAGAAAGATGTCCAGAATCTTCTAcatctttgggtttgaatgcATTAACAAAGAAGATGGACTCCCAAGAAAATCAGGGTGCTTTTGAAAGACCTGTTCAAAATAAAATGGTCTTACCAACAGTTTTTCATGGTTCTCTACCCAATCCAGCTTCAAACTGTTTGCAGGGGTCACCATTACCCCTTACAAAATATGCAAGTGCATCATCTGTCCTTGGCATTACTGCTCTCTTGCATGATACTTCATCAAACAATAAAATGAAGTCTCACATGGTCACAATATCTCCAAGATCTGCTCTTTCAGCATCTTTTCCTCAACTATGTAAACCTGTAACTACAAGTTTGCTCCAGGTGGTGCCACCATCTGATTTACCATCTTCAACTGTAGCAACCAGCAATTTGGCAAAAGTTTCTGGAACACCTTTTCTTTCATCACCACCACAATCTTCACCATCACTACCAAAAGCACACCCAACCCTATCAAATTTATCATCAGAATCATCCATTGATGATTTATCAGCTCCAAATGAACAGGATTTTCGCAAGAAATCTGATTGTGTTGTACCAACGCGAAATACAGGATGCTTACCGTCAGTTTCTCACACACCACTTTCAACCTTGGCTCATCCAGAAATGCCACTGTCTTCTTCATCCAGTAACGTATTTACTCCTCCCCCTCCTCCACCTTCTCCACCTCTTTTTCCCAGAATGGCCACATCTCTTGTTGTCAAAAATTCATTTACATGTGCCTATCTCCCTCCTTCCTCACCTCCATTCTCATTTTCCTCAAGTTTAACTCCTGACGAGAACACAAAGAATTCATCAGAAGCTGTTTCTTCTCTCCCTGAGGTAGCTTTATCTGGTGGCCTAGTTCCTTCCAAACTGCAAGACAAAAGCACAACGAATGAGACCATACCCCTAACACCCCCTCCTCCAAACCTTTTTGTATCATCAGACTCTAGTATTGCTGCCATTAGTTCAGCATCACCACCCATACCCCCATcgccacctccacctccacctccacctccacctccaccaccaTCTGCATCTGTCGAAGGTCAAACTCCATGTCCCACTACCATGTACTCATCTTTGACCCCAACTCCTCTCACGGGTTCAAATTCATCCAGTGGCCTGATTTCTTTGATTGTGCCAGAAAACAAGTTGGAAAAGTCAGctttttctcctcctcctctgcATTCAGGGTTGATTGCCAGTGCTGCTGTTTCATCAGCAGGGCAACTGCCAGCTCATCAATCTTCACCTCCACCCTCAAGTTCCATAAGAGAAGCTTCAACTCCCATCCAGAACCCATCTTCATGCTCACCACTTGCCCAACCTCCAGTCCCTGAGGCAGCATCTTTTAGTGACTCAATTTCTTCCCTTGTTCCAGAGAAAAGTAATGTAATATCAGCCAGGCTTGCTTCACCACCTCCTCCTCTGCATTCAAAAGCACTATCAAATCCTGCTGCGTTGTCAGCACCAGCACCACCCCCTCCTCCTAGTTTCTCTTCAAACAAATTAATGGCAAAGATTTCTCCACATGTTCCTCCTCCACCTGCTCCATTTTCCAATACCTTGCCAAAAACAGGAACCACATTGCAATCTCATTCTTCTGGAAGGAATGGATGCATTCCTCCTACACCTGCATCACCATTAGGTTCAAAAGGAAGGCTCCAAGCAAGTTCAAGTGCCAAATATCAAAACAAAAAGAGCTCCCTGAAGCCATACCATTGGCTAAAATTGACGAGAGCCACGCAAGGGAGCCTGTGGGCTGAGACACAGAAACCTGAGGAAGCATCAAA GACTCCAGAGTTCGACATGTCTGAAATTGAGAGTCTTTTCTCAGTCACTGTCCTAAACTTAGATGACGGGAGCACCAAGGGGAAATCAAGTCGCGCTTCAAGAAGCAAATCTGACAAAGTCAACCTG ATTGACCTTAGGAGGGCATATAACTGTGAAATTATGTTGACAAAGGTTAAGATTCCTTTGCCCGACTTAATG AGTTCAGTCCTCACACTGGATGATTCACCATTGGATGTAGATCAGGTAGATAatctaataaaattttgtcccacaaaagaagaaatggagcTTATCAAG AATTACAAAGGTGACAAAGAAAACCTTGGAAAATGTGAACAG TATTTTCTGGAGTTGATGAAAGTTCCACGGGTGGAGTCAAAGTTGAGggttttttcctttaaaatccaATTTTCTTCACAG GTTTCTGACTTAAGGAATGCGCTGAACATAGTAAACTCTGCATCAGAAGAG GTTAGGAAATCAGTCAAGTTGAAAAGAGTAATGCAAGCGATTCTTTCATTGGGTAATGCTTTAAACCAAGGGACTGCAAGAG GTTCTGCTGTTGGATTTCGATTGGATAGCCTTCTAAAGCTCACCGATACTAGAGCTCGAAACAAGAAGATGACTCTCATGCACTATCTTTGTAAG GTTCTTAATGAAAAGCTCCCAGAACTTCTGGAATTTCCCAAGGACCTTACAAGCTTGGAAGCTGCAAACAAG ATACAATTGAAATACTTGGCTGAGGAAATGCAATCCATCAGCAAAGGGCTGGAGAAAGTTGTACATGAACTGACGGCCTCAGCAAATGATGGTCCTGTGTCCGAAAGTTTCTGCAAGGTTTCTCAT ATGCTAAAGGAATTTCTTTGCTCTGCTGAGGCTGAAGTGAGATCCCTGGCCTCGCTTTATTCTGGGGTG GGGAAAAATGCAGATGCATTGGCACATTACTTTGGAGAAGATCCTGCTCGATGTCCTTTTGAGCAAG